The genome window AAAACAAACACATCTTTTCCACGCACATTTTCGTGTATTTCTACGAAGATTTCTTGATCAGCGAAACGTTTTACAGTCGCCTTTCCTAAAGGAATTCTTAAATAATCCGCAACGTCTTTAGCAAGGTGTGGGTTAGAGTTGCCACAAAAAAGTTTCATGATAATGTGCCTCGGGATAACTAAAATAAGATCTCACCTGATTTTTAGCTGTTTATAATAAGATTGCAATAGGGTATGAGGAAACGAATTATAACACTACCAGTTGTGAATGGAGGTAGTTTTTTTAAAAATATTCATTTTTTTGAATTAGTGAATTGTAGATAAAATTTTATTGAAGATATCTCAGTTAATAGGCTTTCTGTCATTAGATTTTATTAAAGGGTATTTTGTTGAAATTAATCAATATTGCGTGAATATTCACGCTTATTCTCTAATTAGAAGTTCGAATTTATCAGTAATTGAAATAATGCAGTATTTTTTATAAGCTATCATGTTTATAATTTTCAAACATGGTATTTAGGTGAGAGAGGTCCTAATTCCGGGACTAAAGAGTTTCAATATGAAGGGGTTATTTGATCTGATTTATTAGAGGATGGCTTTTGCATTTTTTATAAGGCTAAATGTTACTTATGGTTGAAGCATGATAGCAGATATTTGCCGTCCATAATCAGCTTCATTACGATGTATCGCACGGCGATAAGAAAAGAAATTTTGTTCGTTTTTGTAAGTGCATAACTGTAGACAGGAAGCTTTAATGCCTTCCTGGGTTAATTGGTCTATGATGAATGACCATAAATTAAAGCGAAAATGGTTTTTCTTATCTATTTGAGAGAAGTAGCTTTGAAATTGGCTTTTACAATTAACAAATTGGTCGTAGAATTCACCTGTTACTTCGTAGTGGCATGGTCCGATACAAGGCCCAAGGGCTGCTATTATTGATGAGCGTTTGGCTCCTTGTTCCTCCATTACAGAAATAGTGTTTTCCAGAATACCATTTAGGCTGCCTCGCCAACCAGCATGTGCAGCACCAATAACACCCGCTTGAGAATCAGCAAAAAGAACAGGTCCACAGTCAGCTGTGAGAATGCCGATGGCTAAGCCTTTTGTTGTTGTAACAAGAGAATCAGCGTTTGGAGGTTCATTGACGAAGGCGCGATCAATGACAACAACTTTACAGGAGTGTACTTGATTGGTGGTGATAAGATTTCTAGTATCAATGTCGAAATAACGTGCAATAGAGGTTCTGTTTTGCATGACATGTTCAGGATCATCATTTGAACTGTGACCGACATTAAGGCTACTGTAAAGGTTTTTTGAAATACCTCCCTGACGTGTAAAAAATCCGTGTTTCACTCCATGTGTTTTTAAAGAAACAAGATTGTTTGCAAGAATAGGCTTGAGGGTGGGGTTCATATGAAATTCCGTTATTATTTAGGTAGAAATGATGTACAAGGTGATGGTACACGTGCTGATCCATTTTATTATTGATGGTAATCTAAAAATGAGAATAGCGGTATATTTTTGTCACTTACGCATAAAACTTTAAAAAGTCTGCCCATCTGATCTGGACTTGTTAAACGTTCAATGTCTTGCTGGATTTTATTTTGGATTCTAATATCCTTGTTGTAACTAAGTTTCTTTGCGCGCTCAAGAATGCCCATTTTTAAAAGAAAGTCTCTTTGTTCTAAGACCATCGAAAAACAACCTTGTTGAGAAGCAATTTTTTTTAAAAAGAAAAAATCAACATGTGATGTCAAATCATGCTTACCGGGCGCGGAAAAAACATCACTAAATTTGTGTTTTGAGATTGCTTGTAGCGTATCTCCAAATGCACGTTCTGCGGAGCCATAATCAATGAGTAAGGCAGAACCACCAGCTTTCATTAGGTGATTACTTATCTGTTTCATTAATTTATTTCGTGCAGGAGAATATTCCCAAATATTTCCGTCTGGTATTTTAGGGGAGTCCATTAAGAAATTGGAAGGAGAAATACTGCGCGCACTAATAGTAAAGGTAAAATTACCATTGGTATCAAGTGCAATGTGGCGCTCCCTCCATTCTCCATTAATCTTGATATATTGGTGGATAGGAAGTGCATCGAAAAGTTCATTAGCAATAAGAATTAGAGGATCTAGAGGTATCTGCTCAAAATTTTTAACATTATAGATTTGTTTTTGGTGAGGACCAAGAAGCTTTTTTTGTTCTTGAGCAAGGTGTTGGCTTATTTCGACAAGAAAAATTTTAGCAGCATTGAATGCTGTTACGCAGATTTTACGCATGGTACGTAAAACATCATTCATCAAGGTTCCGCGTCCTGGACCGATTTCAGCTAAAATAAAGGGTTGTGGACACCCTTGTTCTTTCCAATTTGCTACGACCCAAATACCAATCATTTCTCCAAATAGCTGGCTTATTTCTGGTGCAGTGATAAAATCACCATTATGACCAAAGGGTATTTGCGTTTGGTAATAACCAAATTGCGGATCTGTGAGGGCAAGAGTCATGTAATCATTAACGGTTATCGGACCATTGACAGCAATGATTTTTTGGATTTTTTGCTTTAAGGACGTCATTATCACCTTACAAGATGGTTTCTAGTGGCTTGAAGCAGTATATAAGAACCAAAAAGGATCATAGGAAAGGATAAAACCATGCCATAAGTTAGTCCCGTAGCATGAAAGAGTGTAGAAAACCACGCAGGATCTTCTTGTGGGGCACGAAAAGCCTCTGTAACAGTCCGTGCTAGTCCATAACCTACCAAAAATGTTCCCGCGACGATACCGGAATATTTTAATGCCTTGAAAAGAAAAATAATAAGGTAAAGTACGATAAAAAGAAAAAATCCCTCTATTAATGCTTCATAAAGTTGACTTGGATGACGTGGTAAATATTGAGGGTCTCGAGAAAAGCATACAGCCCAAGAGACTGTAGTAACATTTCCCCATAACTCCTGATTAATAAAGTTACATATACGTACAATGCCTATGCCAACAGGAACGCCTGCAGCAGTTATATCAAACATTGTCCAGAGATTGATGCTATTTTTACGAGCAAATAAAAACATTGCAATGATAGTTCCAACTAAGCCACCATGGAAGGACATTCCTCCATCCCACACCGCAATAATGGCACTTGGATGTTCAAAATAATATGCAAAATCCCATATTAAGACTTGTCCTAAACGGCCTCCAATAATCACACCAAGAGTTGCCCACACAATGAAATCACTTATTTTATTTCGATCTGTGGGAGGGGTGCATGCATTCCACAAAAAACTTTTATCCAGTAGTTTTTGTGCATACCACCAGGCAAAGAGAATTCCGATGACGTAACCAAGTCCATACCAATGTAGTGCTATAGGACCCAAACGAATAATGACAGGGTCAAGAAAAGCAGGAAAATCAATAGAAGGACAAAGAAGGAAATCATTCATGAAAGAAAACTCTATATTTTTCGTAATATAGCCTTAAAGTATGGCAGGTGTGCATAAAATGGTCAAGCTAGGTGTGAAGTGTGTGTTTTTGAATGACGGTATAGGTTAAAATATATAATACTCACATGTTTAAAAGTGCGCTATGAAGATGACATTAAAAATTGGTAATTTAAGTTAGGGAAAAGTTTTATGCGTAATGGATCAAATCGTGTTCTTGATGAATTGGCCAAATTAATGACGGATGCAGCGGGTGTTGTACAAGATGTGCGGTGTGAAGCGGAAACAATTTTTCATACTCAGGTTGAAAAAATTATTAATAAACTTGATCTCGTTTCACGCGAAGAGTTTGAAGTTGTGAAGGAAATGGTGTCGAAGCTGTATGCAGAAAATGCAGATTTAAAAAATAGTCTTAATAATCTAGAAAAACAGAGTTACAAGAGACCTAAAGCGGCTTCAACAAAATCACGATCTTCTCAGAAAAAATAATCCCCAATTTTTCAGCATTAGGTATGAATCTGAAAAATGCTTAATCTTGAGTCTGTTAGGAGAGGTCACTGATTTTTTTGGTAAAAAATCGTCTTTATTTTTGCTTGGGGGGCTGGTGCTGTGAGATTGTATCAATACACTGAAGAAGCTTGGCGATTCGTTTTATCGTTATCAAGCCTGTTTGTTGTGGAAGGCATGGTTAGTTTTGTTTCCAGGTGTTGTGTTTAGTGTGCGTTTGTTTGGTGTAGGCGTTGTGGTTTTATGGTAAATGTTACTACACCGGTAGTTGTTACGTTCTGTATTGATAATATTGTCACTATTTTTGAGGGTTAATGATGAGGCTATCTTTTAGCGCTGCGGAGAGGAATGAGCATCCGGTCGATTTTATTGAGCAGATTGCTTACAGGCATGATTGGTCTTTTGAGAGACACGCACAAGATGAGATTAATGTATGTGTAGAAGGAGAACGGGCCAATTATCGTCTTGCTTTTTCATGGATGGAGGAGCAGGAAGCTCTTCATTTAGCTTGTGCATTTGATTTTTCTGCCGAGAATGCTCGAATAGCGGAAATGCAGAGGTTATTGTTGGCAATCAATGAAAAGTTGCTGTTAGGGCATTTTGATTATTGGCAAGAGAATAATCTGGTTATTTATCGTCAAGGGCTGTTGCTTGCTGGTGGAGTGCATCCATCTCATATTCAAGTGGAAGCACTGCTAATACATGCACTGAAAATTTGTGAAAGTCATTATGCCGCATTTCAAATGGTTGCATGGGGAGGTACAAATGCCTGCGACGCATTACAGTATGCTTTATTTGAGACTGTAGGTAACGCGTAAGGCACAAAATATGCTTTTGTCATTATTTTTGTAAAAAGATTTTGTTATTTATACAGGAATATCAACAATAGCTCGTAACCCTCCTAATGGGCTGTCGTCTAGCTGGATGTTTCCTCCATGACTACGGGCGATATCTTTAGCGATAGAAAGGCCAAGACCTGTTCCTCGTGCATCTTGATTTCGTGCTTTATCGAGTCTGAAAAAGGGTTTAAACACTTCTGTGCGCATATCTTTGTGAATTCCTGGGCCATTATCGTCAATGATTACGATAAAAGATTCTTTTTGGGTTGTAGCTGTTAATTGGACGGTATCTGCATAACAGAATGCATTTGAAACGAGATTGCTAATTAAGCGTGTAAAGGCATGCGGGCGTACTTGTACTTGCGTAGGGCCTTCAATTTTATAAGAAAATTTGCGTTTATGGAGGCGAGCACTGGTTAAAAATTTTTTCATAAGGGTTTTTAAATCAAAGCTTTTAACGTTTTCGCTGCCTTCACCACGAGCAAAAGCAAGATAGTCTTCCAGTATGTTTTGCATGTCACTGATATCTTGCTCAAGTAGGTTAATATTGGGGTCTGTATTTGCTACTAAAGCGAGTTGAAGTTTAAAACGTGTAAGAATAGTTCTTAGATCATGACTAACACCTGAAAGCATCATGGTGCGTTGTTCAATTTGGCGTTCAATACGTTCACGCATGCGCAAAAATGCAATTCCGGCGCGACGCACTTCTTCAGCACCTTTTGGTTGAAAATCTTGAGGTAATGGGCGGCCAAGGCCAAAGCTTTCAGCTGCTTCAGCAAGTTGCTGGATCGGTTTGATTTGATTGCGCAAAAAATAAATAGCTATCAAGAGCAAAACAAGAGCTGTTCCAACCATCCAGCTTAGAAAAATACCGGTATTTGATGCATATGCTTGGCTACGCATAGCAAACACACGTAAAATGCTGTTATCAAGACGGATTCGAATTTCAACAAGATTAGAATCTCCTACTGTATCAATCCAGAAAGGGCGGTTGATTTGGCGGGTAATTTCTTCGCTGAGAAAATAGTCAAGAATTGCAAAAAATAATTTAGGCCCTGGGGGAGGAAGAGGGTCAGGAGGTAAGATAGAAATATTGAGTCCCATACGTTTCTGAGCGATATATTTTATTTCTTCGTAGTTGTGTTGTTTGGGAGAAGACTCAATGATATCAATGATAGCAGCAATGTCACGGATCACAGAGGTAGAAAGACGTTCAGTTACCATTTGCCAGTGACGTTCCATGAAGATATAGGCAATTACCGTTTGCAGAAGTACCATAGGAGCAATGATGATGATCAAGGAACGTGCATAAAGCCGTTTGGGCATTTGCCTCGTTAACCATTGAGCAAATTGTTTTGCGGGTTTGATCATTACAGAAGCCTATTCGATAGAAAGTTTATAACCAATCCCCCGTACAGTTTGAAGCCATGTAGGGTTTGTCGGATCTTTTTCTATTTTGCGGCGTAATCTATTAATTTGTACATCAATAGAGCGTTCGCTTATATTGCTTTCATTTGTTGCGAATTTACAACGTGGAATTGTATCACCCGCATGTTCAGCAAAAACAACCATCATTTCTTGCTCTTTATCTGTTAGCTTAACTATCTCTGTTCCTTTTTTAAGTTCCCTTTGTAAAATTGAGAATACGTAGGGTCCAAAAACAATTTGTTCTATTTTGGGCTGGTTTGACAAAGTTCCACGTCGTAAAATAGCATTGATACGGAGCAAAAGTTCACGAGGATCGAATGGTTTTGTAAGATAGTCATCAGCTCCTACTTCTAAGCCTTGGATGCGGTCATTTGTTTCAGATAAAGCTGTCAGAATAAGGATTGGAACATTTTTCGTTTTTCGTAATGAATAGGTAAGGTCTATACCATTCTCACCAGGCATCATGACATCAACAATGAGAAGATCAAAGTTTAAGTTTACGAGTAGTCGTTTAGCTTCGTCAGCATTAGCAGAAACAGAAACGCGAAATCCATTCTTGATAAGAAATTGAGATAGAAGATTACGAATACGAGTATCATCGTCAACGACAAGCAAGTGAGCCGCATCGTCACATAAGACCCGAGAAAGACCGGTCATTATTCAAAACCTTGATAAAAATTTAATTTACACCGGAATGCAATTTACATAAGTTACACTAAGCTGTCGAGCAGGTAATCTTTTATTTCTGAAGAAATGAAAGATGCTATTTACGGACAAAGAGGACATTTAGTTCCTGAAAGAGGTATCATGAGAAATCTTAACACACATATCATTCCGGTTACATCTTTTCAACAAAACTGTACTTTAATTTCGGACTGCAGGAGTAAGA of Bartonella ancashensis contains these proteins:
- the pgeF gene encoding peptidoglycan editing factor PgeF: MNPTLKPILANNLVSLKTHGVKHGFFTRQGGISKNLYSSLNVGHSSNDDPEHVMQNRTSIARYFDIDTRNLITTNQVHSCKVVVIDRAFVNEPPNADSLVTTTKGLAIGILTADCGPVLFADSQAGVIGAAHAGWRGSLNGILENTISVMEEQGAKRSSIIAALGPCIGPCHYEVTGEFYDQFVNCKSQFQSYFSQIDKKNHFRFNLWSFIIDQLTQEGIKASCLQLCTYKNEQNFFSYRRAIHRNEADYGRQISAIMLQP
- a CDS encoding class I SAM-dependent methyltransferase, with protein sequence MTSLKQKIQKIIAVNGPITVNDYMTLALTDPQFGYYQTQIPFGHNGDFITAPEISQLFGEMIGIWVVANWKEQGCPQPFILAEIGPGRGTLMNDVLRTMRKICVTAFNAAKIFLVEISQHLAQEQKKLLGPHQKQIYNVKNFEQIPLDPLILIANELFDALPIHQYIKINGEWRERHIALDTNGNFTFTISARSISPSNFLMDSPKIPDGNIWEYSPARNKLMKQISNHLMKAGGSALLIDYGSAERAFGDTLQAISKHKFSDVFSAPGKHDLTSHVDFFFLKKIASQQGCFSMVLEQRDFLLKMGILERAKKLSYNKDIRIQNKIQQDIERLTSPDQMGRLFKVLCVSDKNIPLFSFLDYHQ
- the lgt gene encoding prolipoprotein diacylglyceryl transferase; translation: MNDFLLCPSIDFPAFLDPVIIRLGPIALHWYGLGYVIGILFAWWYAQKLLDKSFLWNACTPPTDRNKISDFIVWATLGVIIGGRLGQVLIWDFAYYFEHPSAIIAVWDGGMSFHGGLVGTIIAMFLFARKNSINLWTMFDITAAGVPVGIGIVRICNFINQELWGNVTTVSWAVCFSRDPQYLPRHPSQLYEALIEGFFLFIVLYLIIFLFKALKYSGIVAGTFLVGYGLARTVTEAFRAPQEDPAWFSTLFHATGLTYGMVLSFPMILFGSYILLQATRNHLVR
- a CDS encoding accessory factor UbiK family protein — protein: MRNGSNRVLDELAKLMTDAAGVVQDVRCEAETIFHTQVEKIINKLDLVSREEFEVVKEMVSKLYAENADLKNSLNNLEKQSYKRPKAASTKSRSSQKK
- a CDS encoding YbjN domain-containing protein, whose translation is MRLSFSAAERNEHPVDFIEQIAYRHDWSFERHAQDEINVCVEGERANYRLAFSWMEEQEALHLACAFDFSAENARIAEMQRLLLAINEKLLLGHFDYWQENNLVIYRQGLLLAGGVHPSHIQVEALLIHALKICESHYAAFQMVAWGGTNACDALQYALFETVGNA
- a CDS encoding sensor histidine kinase, with protein sequence MIKPAKQFAQWLTRQMPKRLYARSLIIIIAPMVLLQTVIAYIFMERHWQMVTERLSTSVIRDIAAIIDIIESSPKQHNYEEIKYIAQKRMGLNISILPPDPLPPPGPKLFFAILDYFLSEEITRQINRPFWIDTVGDSNLVEIRIRLDNSILRVFAMRSQAYASNTGIFLSWMVGTALVLLLIAIYFLRNQIKPIQQLAEAAESFGLGRPLPQDFQPKGAEEVRRAGIAFLRMRERIERQIEQRTMMLSGVSHDLRTILTRFKLQLALVANTDPNINLLEQDISDMQNILEDYLAFARGEGSENVKSFDLKTLMKKFLTSARLHKRKFSYKIEGPTQVQVRPHAFTRLISNLVSNAFCYADTVQLTATTQKESFIVIIDDNGPGIHKDMRTEVFKPFFRLDKARNQDARGTGLGLSIAKDIARSHGGNIQLDDSPLGGLRAIVDIPV
- a CDS encoding response regulator; translated protein: MTGLSRVLCDDAAHLLVVDDDTRIRNLLSQFLIKNGFRVSVSANADEAKRLLVNLNFDLLIVDVMMPGENGIDLTYSLRKTKNVPILILTALSETNDRIQGLEVGADDYLTKPFDPRELLLRINAILRRGTLSNQPKIEQIVFGPYVFSILQRELKKGTEIVKLTDKEQEMMVVFAEHAGDTIPRCKFATNESNISERSIDVQINRLRRKIEKDPTNPTWLQTVRGIGYKLSIE